ATGGGGCACTCCGTTCGGTGAGATCGGCCGTGAAGGAATCAGAAGAAGCGGGGCAGAATGAAGCGGAAGATCGTATAGGCCACCCCGGTGAAAATAAAGATTGCAGCCGAACCGCCATGGATCCAGAGGGCCGGACCCACCCGGCCATTTTCCTTCCTGGTTTGGTTCATATAGGTCCGGTAAATTTCCCGCAGGTCCGGTGCCTGCATATTGCGATCGGCCAACCCGCGTTCGAACAGATACCGGACGACGATCGAAAAGGAGACGGCGGCGACGAGCGCAGCCAGCCCCATGAGGACAACGATGGCGGTATCCGTGGCCGTCAATTGGCGACCTGTTGACGTGATTGAGGTGTATAATCGATGTTCATCGTTTTAGCCCTTTGAATTGTTTTACGTTCCTATCACGCTGATGATGGCGGTGCAACCGTACAGCAGATTGCTGCCGACGGGCATGCAACCTTTCCGTTTCATCGCGCCCGGTGTGCCTTTCCTGAGGCTGGAAAGATATTGACACATGTTGGCAACATAATGAAAACTATCTAGTGCCCATCCAGAAATGGCCAATTTGCCCGATATCTTTGTTGCGCGAAAAATTTTATCCTCGGAATATCAACTATATACCTGCGGTAAAATTTTTCGTGCGCCTCGATCTCGACCAAATTTGCCTATTTCTGGATGGGCACTATCTATGTTCGGCTCAACGGGTAAAACGTGTTCCCGGCGAAAACAAAAGAGAAGCACGTGAAACGGTCCACACCACCATCGTTGACATTGAAAAATATCAAGCTCAGACGGGGGCGGTCCATTTCCAGGGAATTGACCGTCAGCCTGGTGCTGCTGGTGTTGCTGGTGGAAGGGGTGCTTCTGCTTCTGATCTACAACCGGCAGACGGACGAATTGTACCGGCGCCTGGAGGAAAAAGCGGACGAATATGCCGCCAACCTTTCCGAAACCCTGGCCGTGCCGATGTGGGACCTGGATGACGAGCAGATCCGACGCATCGGAGAGGGCTTCGCCCGCAACGAAATGGTGGCATCGGTTCTCATCCGGGGTGCCGAGGGAACCGTTCATTACCAATCCAACCGCCTGGTCGAGGATCATCCGATCCACCGGAAGTTCCCCATCATTCACACCGGCAGGACCCTCGGGCATGCCGAAATTTCCCTCTCGGTAGCGGCCTACCGCCAGGAAATGGTCTGGCTTCGCAATACGGCCCTGATGGTGCTGGCCGTATCCCTGGTTGTCATCGTGATTGCCACGGGAATCATTCTGCGGGTGCTCATGCGCAAACCGCTGGACATCCTGCGGGAGGGAATGGACCGTATTGCCCGTGGGAACGGAGACTACCGCTTCGACAAGATCCATCATGAGGAACTGGCAGACATCGCCTGGCGGTTCGAGACCATGGCCGACAAGGTCCGCCAGCGTGAACGGTCGCTGAAAAAGGAGGTTGTCGAGCGCAAACGGGCCGAAGAAAAAATCAGGCAGAGCGATATTCGCACCCGCGCCATCCTCAATGCTATTCCCGACATTTTGTTTCAGTTCGATCGCGAGGGCCGGTTCGTGGATATGCGCGGAAACCCGGAGCGCCTGGGGATATCTCCGGACCGCTGCGTCGGGTGGAACCTCGAACAGGTCATGCCGCAAAAATTGGCCAGCATTTTTCGCCGGCAGCTTTCCCGATCATTTGAAACCGGCAAGGTGACCGTATTCGAATACGAGCTGCCTTTCGGGGAAGAAAACCGATATTATGAAGCCCGGCTGGTGGCTGTGTCGGACGATCTGGCCCTGGGAATGGTGCGGAATATCACCGAACGGGTGACGGCGGCGGATTCGAAGCAGCGACTGATGGAGCAGTTGCAGCGGGCCCAGAAAATGGAAGCCATCGGCATGCTGGCCGGCGGCGTGGCCCACGACCTCAACAACGTGCTATCCGGTGTGGTCAGCTATCCGGAGTTGATCCTCATGGATTTGCCGCAAGACAGCCCCCTGCGGCAGAGAATCCATACCATTCAGAAATCCGGCGAGCGCGCCGCCCATATTGTTCAGGATCTGTTGACCCTGGCCCGAAGGGGCGTATCGGTTTCTGAAATCGTCAATCTCAACGAGATCGTCCAGGATTATTTGAGCAGTCCCGAATGCGATAAGCTGCGCACCTACCACCCCGGCATCCAATTGATACCGGAGCTTGGCGACGACCTGCTGAATGTTTCGGGTTCTCCGATCCACTTGACCAAAACCGTAATGAACCTGATTTCCAATGCCGCGGAGGCCACGACCGACGGTGGTGTGGTCCGCATCGCGACCCGCAACTGTTACATCGACACCCCCATCGACGGATATGATGAGATCGAGGAAGGCGATTATGTGATGCTGACGGTGAAAGACAACGGGATCGGTATTTCGGAAAAGGACATCGATCGGATTTTCGAGCCGTTCTACACCAAAAAAGTGATGGGCCGCTCCGGCACCGGTCTGGGCATGGCGGTGGTTTGGGGAACCGTCAAGGATCACCACGGGTATATCCACATTGACAGCATGCCGAATCAGGGCACTACGGTCACCATCCATCTGCCGGCGACCAGAAAACGCCGGGCGCAGGCCGATAGGCAAGAAACCATCGAGACGCTGAAAGGCGATGGAGAGCGCATCCTCGTTGTTGACGATGTGGCCGAGCAACGGGAGATCGCAACGGATTTGCTCACCCGGCTGGGTTATTCCGCAACCAGCGTTGCCGGCGGGGAAGCCGCCGCCGCCTACCTCCACGACCGGGAAGTCGACCTGGTGGTGCTGGATATGATCATGGACCCCGGCATCGACGGCCTGGAAACCTACCGACGGATCCTGCGGATTCATCCCCATCAACGCGCCCTGATCGCCAGCGGATATTCCGAATCGGAACGGGTTCAGGAGGCCCGCAGAATCGGTGCCGGCGCTTATGTGAAAAAACCCTACCGAATCGAGACCCTGGCCCGAGCGGTGAAGACGGTGCTGCACGGATAGGTCCCTGGAGCCGTTATCCCCGCATGCCGCTAACGGACCGGCTCGATGGCCACCCAGTCATTGCTGGAATGCTGATTGGGATCGAATCCCGCATCGTTGGAAAGCATGTATTCGCCCAGGGAGTTGGCCCAGACGTGATCGTAGCCGCCGGGCAGTTCCACCGAGTGGCCGCTTGTGGGGTCGCTGTAGTTCTCCGTTCCGCGGATATACTCGCTGAATTCCCGGCTGGCCCGGTCCTCGGCCTGCTGGCGGGTCTTCCATGACTGCGTCAGGGCCGCGTCGAAGGCGTCGTTGCTGCGGCTGATGGCGCGGCTTAAGGCGCCGGCGTTGGCAATACCCTGCTGCTGGGCGGCGATCCACTGCTGCTGGACCTTGTTGAACCGCGCAAACCAGCTGCGGTCAACGCGGAATGAATTGACAAAGGCGTTGGCCAAAGGCTTGAGGGCATCCAGCCGGCCCTTTTCGGCACGCACGGAAAGATTGCGCTCCGCCTGCCAGAAGATGTTCTGTGGCCCCATGCTGGGCTGCACCACCAATACCACGCAGTAAAAATCCTCCTCCCAGGCCACCCCGTTTTCCGTATAGGCAAACCGGGCGCACGTGCCGAATCCACGGCAGATTCCACCGGGCTGCTGGTTGGCAGCCGCAATACTGTTGGCCCATTCCGACAGGTCTTCCTGCCCGACCAGTCTTACATTGCGTGCTCCCGGCCGCTGTTGGGGCAGGACAATCTGCTGGACAAAGGCGGCCGGGCTGTTGGGAATGGGCATGACGATCATTCCCAGGTAGAGCCGGCCCTGCTGCCATTGGTACTCGATTTGCCCGCTGATGAACAGGTTCGACGGATGAACGAAAACGCCCGCTGTGCCATCGGGTGCGGTAATGGCCACATTGGCCGTGACCAGATTGGCCAGGGCGGTATTCCAGGTCAATCCGCCCGCAGGCCGCCAGTCGGCCGGGGCCAGGACCCGGAAGGCCGGGAGGCCGCCCATCTGCGGATCGGTGATGACAAAGGATTTCATGTGCAGCGGGGGAGCTGCCGCCGATTCATTCGGGACCAACGCCAACAGGGCAACCATGAGCAGAAATGCGTAAAAACGATGATAGACCGTGAGTTTCAACATACACCTCCTAAACTGTCACATGCCGATCGGTAAAATTGTGATCAATAGCGCCGAAAATGGCCATCATAATCGTTATCGTCCCTTCATCTGGCCAGATTAGTCTTTATTGGCACAAAAAGAGACAGATGCTCTCTTCGGTTAAAAATAACACGGAGTTCTCTCGTTTAAGTGGATTGACTTTTTCGGTCCTTCTGTGTAGCAAGGAACCTGCCCTGATATAACGCAATCCATCTTCAACCACAGGTTTCGATGATTCCTATCTACCGCAGCAAAGGCTTTACTTGAGCGTCTTTGAAAGATTGCCCGTGCCGGCAATACTAAAGGCCTGTTGCTGACGGCGCCCGTCGCTTTTCCAGCAAACGATTTTCATTCATCATACACGCTACCGGAACCGACACGAAGATCGGTCCCGACAGGTCGGACTGCAATGCGGTCCGGCGGTCGGTCGCGTCCGAAAAGACATTCCGCATTGCCGGGCCTCGGTGCGAAACTTTTCAGAAAGGAGTTCATCCATGCCAAATCTCACCCTGAACGGCCGTACCGTCTCTTTCAGGCCAGGCCAGACCATCCTGGACGTGGCCAGGGATAACGACGTGCCCATTCCCACCCTGTGCCATCTGAAAGACGCCCATCCAAGCGGTGGCTGCCGCATTTGCGTGGTTGAAGTAATCGGCAGCGATCGGCTGCTGCCCGCTTGCGACACGCCGGCCAGCGCCGACATGCAAATTCTCACCGATAGCCCCGTGGTTCGAAAAACGCGCAAAACCATCCTGGAAATGATGTTGGCCTCCGGCGCCCACAACTGCCTGCTCATGGATCAGCCCACCTCCAGTTGGAGCGAAAGCCAGTTGGCCATCATGCAGCAACCCTGGCACGACAAGATCTGCCCCGCCCATGGGGACTGCCGCCTCCAGGATTTGGCCATCGAATACGAGGTCAGCGTGGCCGGCATCGAACAAAAAATCGACGGCCACCCCCTGGATGACACCACACCGATGATCGTGCGCGACTACAGCCGCTGCATCGGGTGCGGGCGCTGCGTCACGGCCTGTGAAGAGGTTCAGGTCAACGCGGCCATTCACCCGCCTTATGGTCGCCGTGAGGATTTTCCCCAGGGGTGGTATCCTTTGGTGGATTACGAGAACTGTACCCATTGTGGCCAATGCCTTCAGGCCTGCCCGACGGGCGCATTGTTCGAGAAAAAGGCTTTCGGGTTGGCCACCGGCAGTGAGGCCGAAAAAATTCGCACCACCTGTCCATACTGCGGGGTGGGGTGCCAGCAGTGGCTGCACGTCAAGGACGGCCGGGTGATCAAGGTCACCGCCGTGGAAGATGGTGCACCCAACAAAGGTCGTCTGTGCGTCAAGGGGCGCTTCGGCTACGATTTCATCCACTCGCCGGACCGCCTCACCAAGCCGTTGATCCGTGAGGGTGAGACCTTTCGGGAAGCCTCCTGGGACGAGGCCCTGGACCTGGTGGCCGAGAAGTTCAAGCAGATCAAACAGCTTCACGGCCCCGATGCCCTGGCCGGTATCAGTTGCGCCCGCAGCATCAACGAAGACTCGTACAACATGCAGAAGCTTTTCCGGGCGACCATCGGCACCAACAACATCGATCACTGCGCCCGGACCTGTCACGCCCCCACCGTGGCCGGCCTGGCAAAGGCTTTCGGCTCGGGTGCCATGACCAACTCTTTTGCGGAAGTGCCGGGCGCCAAGCTTTTCTTCGTGATCGGCTCCAACATGACCGAGGCCCACCCGGTGGCCGCCACCTTCGTCAAACAGGCTGTTAGAAACGGCGCTGAACTGATCGTGGCCGACCCGCGTTTCAACGGCATCGCCGAGCACGCCCACACCTACATGCAGATCAAGGTCGGCTCTGACGTGGCCCTGATCAACGGCATGATGCACGTGCTGATCGCCGAGGATCTTTATGACCGCGACTATGTCCAGGCCCACACCGTGGGCTTCGAGGCCCTGCGCGAGACCGTCATGCAATACCCGCCGGAGCGGGCCGCCGAAATCAGCGGCGTTCCGGCCGACACTATCCGTGCTGTGGCCCGCAAGATGGCCGCCGTCCGGCCGTCCATGCTCATGTACACCCTGGGCATCACCGAACACACCTGCGGGGTCAACAATGTGCTCAGCTGCGCCAACCTGCAGATGCTTTTGGGCAACGTGGGCATCGAATACGGCGGGGTGAACCCGTTGCGAGGGCAGAACAACGTCCAGGGCGCCTGCGACATGGGCGCACTGCCCGCCGACTATCCCGGATACCAGAAAGTCACCGACGCGGCGGCGCGGGCCAAGTTTGGCCAGGCCTGGGGCGTGGAACTGCCCGATCAACCCGGACTGATGATCCCCGACATGATCGACGGCCTGAAAAATGGCAACATCAAGGCCCTGTATGTCTTCGGTGAGAATATCGCCAATACCGAACCCGATATCGGCCATGTGGAGAAATGTCTCAGCTCCGCCGAATTCATCGTCTGCAATGACATCTTCGAAACCGAGACCACCCGTTTTGCGCATGTGGTCCTGCCGGCGGCGGCCTGGAGCGAAGACGACGGCACCTTCACCAACGCCGAACGGCGGGTCAGCCGGGTGCGCAAGGCCGTGGAGCCGCCGGGCGAGGCCAGGCCCAACTGGTGGATCTTCCGCGAGATCGCCCGCCGCATGGGCCAGACCTGGGAATCGGCCAGCGGACAGGAAATCTGGGACAACGAAGTCGCCCCCCTGTCGCCAATCTTCTCCGGCATCAAATACCACCGCATCGAAACCGACGGTTTGCAGTGGCCAGTGCCCGGCGAGGATCACCCCGGAACGACCATCATGCACAAGGACGGAAATTTCACCTGCGGCAAAGGCAATCTCTTTGCTCTTGAGTGGACCCCGCCAGCCGAGGTGCCTGATACGGAGTATCCCTTCGTGCTCAGCACCGGCCGTCGGCTCTACCACTACCACACCCGCACCCAGACCGGCCGCTGCGAAGGGCTCAACACGCTGCTCGGAGAGGAAACGGCGGACATCTCTGCCGATGACGCCATGAATCTGGGAATCGAGCAGGGAGAGAAAATCCGCGTGATCTCCCGACGCGGCGCGGTGGAGGTGCCGGCCCGCATCACCAGACAGGTGCCGCCCGGCCTGGTGTGGATGGCCTTTCATTTCAGGGAAGGCTGCGCCAACTGGCTGACCAACCCGGCCTTCGATCCGATTTCCAAGACCGCCGAGTTCAAGGTCTGCGCGGTGCGGCTGGAAAAAATATAGGCGTTTGGATCGGTTGAAAATTCCGGGTCAGGCCGATAACGAAACAGAGCGTGGCGCAATAGCGGTGCATATCCGATCCGGGTTGCTTGCCATCGCCCTGGGAGTGATGGCGGCGCGGCTTGAATTCAGCCCGATCCGCAGGTATACTGCCGCTGTTTTGCCGAAACCGGGAATTTGACCGAGAATTAAATGATGAATGGTAAGGGGACTCGGGGCGTGACAGCGATGCCGACCTTCAACAGTGTGGTTTTTGCCGGCGGCGGCTGCCGTTGTGTGTGGCAGGCCGGTTTCTGGGCCGTGGCCGCCGAACCGCTGGAGCTGGATCGGGCGGTGATCGGCAGCGTCAGCGCCGGGGTGGCCATGGCCTGCCTGGTGCGAAGCGGCTGCATCGACGAGGGGATGTCTTTGTTCAAGCGCCGCTTTGCCGGCAACCCCAGAAACATGTACCTGACCCGCTGGGGAACCGGCCGGCCGGTTTTTCCCCAGGTTGCGATTTACCGGGAAGGCGTTCTTTCGGTCATGGACGACAGCGCCATGGACCGCCTGCAGCGAGCCCCGGATATCCGCGTGCTGATGGCCAGGCCCCCCGCCTGGCTGCCTCCCCAGGTGGCACCCGCATTGGGCATCGGCACCTACCTGGCGGAAAAGCATTTGAAAAAACCGATGCACCCGACCTGGGCGGCCAAAGTGGGCTTTCGTCCGCTGGTGGCCTCGGTCCGGGAGTGTCGAAGCCCAAGCCAGCTGGCCGGCCTCATTCTGCAATCCTCGTGCACCCCGCCGTTCGTCCCGCTTCAATATCGCGGCCGACAGCCCGTGCTCGACGGCGGCCTGATCGACAACTGCCCCGTGGAGACGGTGGCCGATGTCCCCGGGCCCATGCTGGTGCTGTTGTCGAGACGCTATCCATCAGACCGAATTCCCCGCGGCGGCGAGCGTTTTTATCTCCAGCCGTCCAGGGACCCGCTCATCGGCCGCTGGGACTACACCAATCCCGCCGGGTTGCAGGCAACCTTCGATTTAGGACGCCGGGATGCAGAGACGTTCCTTTCCCGGCTGAGAAGATAAGGCCCGATTGATAAGAATTTGACCCGATCCCCGCCCAGTGGTACCCTATTTATTATCATCCGAATCCGGTTTTTCATGCCTCACAAATTTTGATTCTCACGCTCATGTCTGGATGAACTCGGTCGATGGCCCTGCCGGGATAACCGCATGTTGCCGTTTTTCCGGTGGCATATTGGCAACCTTCTCGCCAGGAGGTGGTTATGGCAAGACGCGGTTTTTATCGGAAAATAAAAAATATCGGATTCGTTTCCACCCGCCTGGCGGGCACCGATGGGGTCTCCCTGGAGACAGCCAAATGGGCCAACGTTTTCCAGTCGGAGGGGTTCAAGTGCTTTTTTATGGCAGGAGAACTCGACAGACCCGAAAACGTCTCCATGCTTGTCCCCGAAGCCCATTTCAACCATCCCCGCATCCGGGACATCAACAGCCATGTTTACGACAACCAAAAGCGCGACCGGAAAATTACCGCGGAGATCCATCGACTGCGCCTGCTCCTCAAGGATCGGCTGTACGCGTTTGCCGAGAAGTTCGACATCCACCTTCTCATCCCCCAGAATGCGCTGACGATTCCCATCAATATCCCTTTAGGGCTGGCCTTGACCGAATTTATCGCCGAAACCGGATTGGCCACCATCGCCCACCATCATGATTTCTACTGGGAACGCGACCGGTTTATGAGCAGCGCCGTCGGCGATTATCTGAAGATGGCCTTCCCTCCGGACCTGGAGTCCATCAAACATGTGGTGATCAACAGCTTTGCTGCTCAGCAGCTCAGCCTGCGAACCGGCATTTCCGCGGCGTGCATCCCCAACGTCATGGATTTCGAGCACCCCCCGGCACCGCCGGATGCCTACACCGCCGATGTCCGCAAAGATTTAGGGATTGCGGATGACGAACACTTCATCCTTCAGCCCACGCGCGTGGTGGCCCGCAAGGGGATCGAGCATGCCATCGAACTGGTGAACCGGTTGGGCCTGAAGGCCAAGCTGGTGATTTCTCATGCCTCGGGCGACGAAGGCTACGACTACGAAAACCGGCTGCGGGAATATTCCCGGTTAATGGGCGTGAATACGGTTTTTGTGGCCAATATCATCGGCGAGCATCGGGGCACGACAGCGGATGGCAGGAAGATTTATACCCTGGACGATATCTATCCCCATGCCGACCTGGTGACCTATCCGTCCACCTTCGAGGGCTTCGGCAACGCCTTTCTTGAAGCCGTGTATTTCAAACGACCCATCGTGGTGAACAAGTATTCCATCTACGCCAAGGACATCGAACCTAAGGGCTTCAAGGTGGTGGAGATTGACGGCTACGTGACCGATCAGGCGGTCGAAAAGGCCCGGCAGCTGCTTACGGATCCGGAGCTTTGCGCCCAGACCGTGGAACACAACTATGCCGTCGGCCGGCGGTTTTTTTCCTACCGCGTGCTCTCCAAGCGTTTACGGGGCTTCATCCAGATGAGCCTGGGCGGTATCGGCCGCGGGTAGGCCTGTCGAAAATCATGGCCATGGCTGCGAATCTCAAAAAACAAACCACGTTTTTACGGGCGAGAGGGTTAAGGCGTTTCGGCGGTGTCAGGAAATCAACGCTGTGCCGGCATACAATGACGGATGGCCGACAAGGTGTCCGGCGGCTTTATCGTAACATGAAGATATTAAAAGGATTTAATGTCGTTGAACGTGGTATGAAT
This window of the uncultured Desulfosarcina sp. genome carries:
- a CDS encoding ATP-binding protein; translation: MKRSTPPSLTLKNIKLRRGRSISRELTVSLVLLVLLVEGVLLLLIYNRQTDELYRRLEEKADEYAANLSETLAVPMWDLDDEQIRRIGEGFARNEMVASVLIRGAEGTVHYQSNRLVEDHPIHRKFPIIHTGRTLGHAEISLSVAAYRQEMVWLRNTALMVLAVSLVVIVIATGIILRVLMRKPLDILREGMDRIARGNGDYRFDKIHHEELADIAWRFETMADKVRQRERSLKKEVVERKRAEEKIRQSDIRTRAILNAIPDILFQFDREGRFVDMRGNPERLGISPDRCVGWNLEQVMPQKLASIFRRQLSRSFETGKVTVFEYELPFGEENRYYEARLVAVSDDLALGMVRNITERVTAADSKQRLMEQLQRAQKMEAIGMLAGGVAHDLNNVLSGVVSYPELILMDLPQDSPLRQRIHTIQKSGERAAHIVQDLLTLARRGVSVSEIVNLNEIVQDYLSSPECDKLRTYHPGIQLIPELGDDLLNVSGSPIHLTKTVMNLISNAAEATTDGGVVRIATRNCYIDTPIDGYDEIEEGDYVMLTVKDNGIGISEKDIDRIFEPFYTKKVMGRSGTGLGMAVVWGTVKDHHGYIHIDSMPNQGTTVTIHLPATRKRRAQADRQETIETLKGDGERILVVDDVAEQREIATDLLTRLGYSATSVAGGEAAAAYLHDREVDLVVLDMIMDPGIDGLETYRRILRIHPHQRALIASGYSESERVQEARRIGAGAYVKKPYRIETLARAVKTVLHG
- a CDS encoding glycosyltransferase family 4 protein → MARRGFYRKIKNIGFVSTRLAGTDGVSLETAKWANVFQSEGFKCFFMAGELDRPENVSMLVPEAHFNHPRIRDINSHVYDNQKRDRKITAEIHRLRLLLKDRLYAFAEKFDIHLLIPQNALTIPINIPLGLALTEFIAETGLATIAHHHDFYWERDRFMSSAVGDYLKMAFPPDLESIKHVVINSFAAQQLSLRTGISAACIPNVMDFEHPPAPPDAYTADVRKDLGIADDEHFILQPTRVVARKGIEHAIELVNRLGLKAKLVISHASGDEGYDYENRLREYSRLMGVNTVFVANIIGEHRGTTADGRKIYTLDDIYPHADLVTYPSTFEGFGNAFLEAVYFKRPIVVNKYSIYAKDIEPKGFKVVEIDGYVTDQAVEKARQLLTDPELCAQTVEHNYAVGRRFFSYRVLSKRLRGFIQMSLGGIGRG
- the fdhF gene encoding formate dehydrogenase subunit alpha, whose amino-acid sequence is MPNLTLNGRTVSFRPGQTILDVARDNDVPIPTLCHLKDAHPSGGCRICVVEVIGSDRLLPACDTPASADMQILTDSPVVRKTRKTILEMMLASGAHNCLLMDQPTSSWSESQLAIMQQPWHDKICPAHGDCRLQDLAIEYEVSVAGIEQKIDGHPLDDTTPMIVRDYSRCIGCGRCVTACEEVQVNAAIHPPYGRREDFPQGWYPLVDYENCTHCGQCLQACPTGALFEKKAFGLATGSEAEKIRTTCPYCGVGCQQWLHVKDGRVIKVTAVEDGAPNKGRLCVKGRFGYDFIHSPDRLTKPLIREGETFREASWDEALDLVAEKFKQIKQLHGPDALAGISCARSINEDSYNMQKLFRATIGTNNIDHCARTCHAPTVAGLAKAFGSGAMTNSFAEVPGAKLFFVIGSNMTEAHPVAATFVKQAVRNGAELIVADPRFNGIAEHAHTYMQIKVGSDVALINGMMHVLIAEDLYDRDYVQAHTVGFEALRETVMQYPPERAAEISGVPADTIRAVARKMAAVRPSMLMYTLGITEHTCGVNNVLSCANLQMLLGNVGIEYGGVNPLRGQNNVQGACDMGALPADYPGYQKVTDAAARAKFGQAWGVELPDQPGLMIPDMIDGLKNGNIKALYVFGENIANTEPDIGHVEKCLSSAEFIVCNDIFETETTRFAHVVLPAAAWSEDDGTFTNAERRVSRVRKAVEPPGEARPNWWIFREIARRMGQTWESASGQEIWDNEVAPLSPIFSGIKYHRIETDGLQWPVPGEDHPGTTIMHKDGNFTCGKGNLFALEWTPPAEVPDTEYPFVLSTGRRLYHYHTRTQTGRCEGLNTLLGEETADISADDAMNLGIEQGEKIRVISRRGAVEVPARITRQVPPGLVWMAFHFREGCANWLTNPAFDPISKTAEFKVCAVRLEKI
- a CDS encoding patatin-like phospholipase family protein, whose product is MMNGKGTRGVTAMPTFNSVVFAGGGCRCVWQAGFWAVAAEPLELDRAVIGSVSAGVAMACLVRSGCIDEGMSLFKRRFAGNPRNMYLTRWGTGRPVFPQVAIYREGVLSVMDDSAMDRLQRAPDIRVLMARPPAWLPPQVAPALGIGTYLAEKHLKKPMHPTWAAKVGFRPLVASVRECRSPSQLAGLILQSSCTPPFVPLQYRGRQPVLDGGLIDNCPVETVADVPGPMLVLLSRRYPSDRIPRGGERFYLQPSRDPLIGRWDYTNPAGLQATFDLGRRDAETFLSRLRR